Sequence from the Cucumis sativus cultivar 9930 chromosome 1, Cucumber_9930_V3, whole genome shotgun sequence genome:
TTAGCTAAagtaaatatatgttttaggGAGTGAGAGGTAAATTGGAGTGAACATTTTATATGTTGGtagaaaacaaagtttaaaacCTAATATTGGTTTGGGAAAATccacaactttaaaaaaataactatttttgtagttagtattaattatttgataaagaGATGACTTGTGGCTTAAGAACGTGCAATGACATGGTCATATATACAAGACATTACCACAACTAATACACTTATTCCAACTCTTATAATccattgttattaaaaaaatatttcacatCAACGACCACATTCAAAAGCATATCAACCACCCCTTTCAATtacttttgaaactttaagcatatttttaagaaacgttttttttttctttgctatGTGgatatctttctttcttacaaCTGATTTGTATTCAATATCTAGAATAACCtgaacattttttcttcaaggtACACCACTAAAcagtataaaatttaagatctTTAACCTCTTTGTGTGGAGGGCATATACGCAAATGAGTTAGGCTCGGATTGGGTAGATTGTCTTAGGTAGGAGGCTATTGGAGAATTACCTTTATGGTTAGAACGAACCAAATATAACTAGAAGTTAAAGTTTCGTTGAAGTTGAATTATTTAAAGTTGATGCAAATGAGTGCCAAGAAAGAGACAGAGACAGATGAGATCCACCAGAAagttttcgttttttttattggagtGAAAGCTAAATCTATATGTTGATTTTGCATTAATCGGCCCAATATCGCCATCGGCTATCTATTCCCTCCAAATCAAGCCAAATAAAACTGAACCCACCAATTCTTTCAATCCCTTTGATTTTATCGATTCTTCAATCACCTCCAAATGGGATTCGTCCCCTTCTGAGTTTGATTACATACCCTTTGTTTCTAATCGAAACTTGTGAATGGCGAGGGATAAACCCACCGCCGGCATCGAAATCAAGGTTCATTCCCGTCATGGGGAACACGAGGTTCAACCGGCGGCTGCCAGATCACGGCCGTCGGGGACTTCTCCGATCGAATTTGGTCAGTACCGGCCATTTAAGAAGTGGGTTCCATGGCTGGTGCCGGTTTTTGTGGTTGCTAATTCCGTTATGTTTACAATTTCTATGTATGTTAATGATTGCCCCAAAAACTCTGCCTCTTGCATTGGTAGGTTTTTGGGTAGGTTCTCATTTCAGCCGCTTAAAGAGAATCCCCTTCTTGGCCCTTCTTCTTCAACGTGAGTTTCCTTTTTTTGCTATTGGGTTTTTGTTGGTTTAATCTACTGTTTTATTATGAGTGTGTAGCATTTGGTATTGTTCATGttctttttgagttttttttgttatgttctGTTTATCTGAGGAGTATTATATTATGCTATGTTATGTTATGTTCTATATAGTGTTAAAAATGTGGTGTAGAGATAATTTGAATGTAATTGGAGATGATCATGGCTGCATTGAAGTCTATCTTTGTTGCCAAATTGAAGTTTATATCAGAAAAAAGTTGGTGTGATCCTTGatgaagttttcttctttcccttgAAATAATGATTAATGAAGTTTTGGGTTGTTGTAACAAGCTGCAATTGTGGGATTTACCCAACAGCAAGGCTTCTTTTGAAAGTGCTAGGCGAACTTTTTGTTTACCTTTCTGGTGAAGTAATTTAGGATCATGTGGGTGTATTCACCTGTTATATGATTGAGAATTGTAAGAAAAATGTGCACGTTGTAGAAGAAGTTATTGTACATAAgtctttttcttactttattTAATCCCAAATTTCAGATTAGAAAAGATGGGTGCTCTGGAAGTTGATAAAGTGGTTTATGGGCACCAGGCATGGAGATTGATCTCTTGTTTATGGCTACATGCAGGGGTGTTCCATATACTTGCTAACATGTTGAGTCTTGTTTTCATTGGGATAAGGCTCGAGCAAGAATTTGGCTTTGGTATGCACAACGGACTGAAATTAGCCTTTGAAATACAATGCATTCTTGAAAATTATAgtgttgatttatttaaagtCACCCATTTTACAacactttcattttgattttctgttttcaaaGTCATGTTTGTTAActaacatttttctttgtattccaatctaattttttatatacataaacaaaaaaagataactGAAATCCtagtcaaatttttaaatctaaaagtagttttttaaaaaaacttgagAGGGAGCGTCTTTAGCAAGCATTGATATATGTAGTTTTATAACTTTAgtttcaaaaacagaaaaccGACAATATAATTGTTATCGAGGCCTAGGCTTTTTGTAATGATCCTCAATTGGCTTTTTATAACCTTAGCTTGATTTCTTAtggaatttgattttgtatttagCGAACATGTTTGAGACAGCAATGTGATTAAACTAACTGCACGTTGAGATTTGATCCTTAGTTATTTTATATCCATATTACAATTAGAggtatcctttttttttttccttcctgaTTGTTTGGAACagtgataattatttttctgtATTCTCTTCTTATCCATAGTTCGAATTGGAATGCTGTACATTGTATCTGGGTTTGGTGGCAGTTTGATGTCGGCTCTGTTTATCCAGTCGGGTATCTCAGTAGGTGCTTCGGGTGCTCTTTTTGGTCTCTTAGGAGGCATGTTGTCGGAGCTACTTACGAATTGGACGATATATGCAAATAAGGTAAAAGAAGTTCAACATAGAAAGCCACTTGACTGTCTATGCATTGCCTTGTAACTGACTTAGAATCTGTGATGAAGCTTGCAGCCTTGTTGACTCTCCTCTTCATCATCGTAATCAATTTGGCTGTTGGAGTGCTTCCACATGTTGATAATTTTGCTCATATTGGAGGCTTTATCTCAGGTTTTCTTCTGGGGTTTGTGTTTTTGGTACGTCCTCAGTTTGGGTGGGTTAGCCAACGCAATGCACCTCGTGGAAATAGTTCGacttcaaaatctaaatataagCCGTACCAATATGTGCTGTGGGTTGTATCTCTGGTGTTACTAATTGCTGggtaaaacttatttttttatttcatatcatTTGAAGTTTTCTATTTGAAGTGCTGAATTCATAtacttgttttcttcatttcaatcCCTGTGTTCATACTGAATACTCCAATATATGTGCTATCATTAGCTGCACGCCCATTGGCATTACTTTACTGACATTTCGGAATCAACAGGTTTGCAGTTGGTTTGGTCTTTCTGTTTAGAGGGGAAAATATGAATGATCGGTGTTCATGGTGCCATTATTTGAGCTGCATTCCTACGTCAAAGTGGAGCTGCAACTCGCAGAAATTCTCTTGCGAGGTACCTAACTATACTTCTCTGGCCTCAAATCAGTTCAAGTTTACCTACCTTCAAACAGTCGTCACCAAATGATTTGTAGCCTAAACTCTCATATTCAGTTAGGGACGACTCTCGAAATATCTCCACAATAGTATGGTATTGTCCACTTTAGAAATTGCTCCTCatggttttatttttggtttcacTAAAAGGGGGCATTCATACCATTAGAGATAGTTGTCTTCTCTTATAAACTCATGATCATTTTGTTATCCAGCCAATGTTGAACTTTTGATCGTTTTTCCAACAATCCTCCCCTTGAATAGAAGGCCACCGAGTCTCCCTTGAAACAGGCATTTCCCTTAATTACACTTGAGCACACTGTCTGCCAAGAGCTCAATGATGGATGGATGGATACCACCATGACCACATCTTTCAACGCTCTCCACTTCTTTGTTTGAGACCCGAAAATTCTACCGATATGACCAAGTCATAACATAACTTTGATACTATTTATTAGGGCAACAACTCTCCAAATATCTTTACAATGGTATAATATTGTCCAATTTGGGTATAAGTCTCatagatttgttttttgttttaccaaAATGCCTTGTACTTTTAGAGATAGTTTGTGGTCCCTAATAAACTCATAATCATCCCCTTGTCTAGCCAACTTCGATCACATTTCCAACGCAGTCTAAAGTCATCATCTGATTGGGCTGAGTCATCTTACATCAAAATTGAATATGGAATCTCTTTTTCTGAAAATGAGTTGGGTATCAAACATCTTTACAGTTTGAGGTGATATTTTGTAGATGAAATATTAGAGATTCCGAATCCTATTTCTCAACAAACCTGTTTGAgattgttttctaaataattttttgcttttgctttttgaaaactattctTTAAACAACTATGATGAGTAAAGAATCTTGTCATTTTACAACTTTGTAAAAATTATGCAGACAAGTCAGTTGGGAAATCAGCTAAACATGACGTGCCTAAGCAACGGGAGAAGCGGCTCGTATTCGTTAACCAACAGTAGCTCCACAGAAGCAGAAAAAATATGTTCTCAGCTCTGCAGTTGACTTAGGTATGATATAAACTTTATacacaagagaaaaaaaatgtggagACTTGATAGAGCTCTTCTTCCTGTAATTGTTTTATGATCAAATTGTATATGACAACATGTAATCATGTCTTCATACCACATCAAATCTTTGCCAAGCtcatattattgaaataacCCACCACCTTTCATTCTCATCTGTGAAACCGCAAAGTTTCCCTTTATCTTTGTTCTTCAACCTACTCTGCAATCATAGATGATGTAAACTCACTTATAGGAGGGGAGATAAAATACATCAAACATGAGCTTAACTCAATTGGTACATGTATATATCCGAGGAAAAGAGGTGTCCTGGATTCAAATCTCCTCACCCATGTTGTATTACAATacctttcaaaaaaagaaaaagaaaatgtttgtttAAGAGGAgtttcttaaactttaaaatgcTAAAGAAGCTACGATATAACGTAGCCTTTTAAGAGGATTACTCTCTCCCAAAATTTTCGACCACGGATTTCTTCACAACTTGCTTCAAACCCATATCGATGactaaaatttctaaaaaaactcaCGAACAACTTTTACTAATATGTCATTTTCTATAATCATACACAATATAAGGTAACCGTAACTAAATTCTTGCAAACACTTTTCCCCCAAGAAAATAATAGTTCCATTCCTATAATTCCTTTTAGTTTTTCCATATTGCATGGGGATTAGATATTGCTTAGCAACTGTTGAAATTAGCATATAAGTGACTACACTATAACGTTGCAATATCACTATTGTTATGAGTTTAGCCATTATTTTGAATGTAAAGTagtaaatatatgtataatttagTAGAAAAAGTGTCTATTATTGTATACTTTAGTAGAAAAAGTTTCTATTATTGTAAAGTTTAGCTTAGTAAACAAGTCATCTTATTATAAAGGTGGGTAAGTTGATTTCTCACCCAACAAATGATAGagttcaaaaagaaaaaacgaagtgatcaaaaacaaacttttgtAATCTTTCTAATCTCTATatcacatttttcttcttcagttTCTATCTTGACATGAACAAAATCGTTAGATAAATGTACTttgttgaagatgatgattGTGGAGCTTAGGGAGATCTATATGCTCATGTGAAAAAAAGGAACATGtgatgaattttatttataattttaattttttttcactccGATTAATTATAATGACCTAAATGAATGTAGGTCGGTGGCCAACATGGATCGAACTCATGACATTTagttattcaaaattttactactAAGCCAACCCATGGCTGCCTAAAATTATAATCCTTTGGTTTGTCAACGTGATTATTTACTTAAATGTTTatacaaaagtttttattttcttagagaacaaaaacaagttctaaatttttttaaatatttgattactttgcaatagtttgattttcattaATACAATTTactaataatgtttttttaaaagtatttaatgcaaagcaaagaaagaaaaatggtagaagatacaattgtctttttttctactcaattaaaaaaaaagaaaagaaaaactaagcATGATCACTTGAACATAATGCTTTAGACTATCTTCCAACTAGAGtattagaaataaatttgtGGATTATCACTCGAGTCAGATATACATTTCACTAGGTTAGCCTATGTTAGGCCTTAGAACCTTTCTTCTGATCTCGTCTGGGCCAATTTTAGACTAGTGTTTggattttgtcaattttagtCTTGTTTGTAGAACTTATCTATTTATCTGGAAGAGTCACTCACAACAATTTATCCATAAAGAAGtgaagaatattttttagtttggatggtgattattaaattattatagaaGAGTGAGTAATTTGAACGGTTTATCCGAATAAGGAATGTGAAATAATGAAGTGAATGATAGGAAtatggaaatgaaaaaatgtgaATAATTGAGAAGTAAGAATTAgatgaaaaaaagattttaggAAGGAACCTTTATGGTGTTTGATAGGGTAAGCATGCAATTGTAACGGCCATATGTTTTTGTGAGTTatctcttcaatttcttccaaatttaaatacataaataaataaatatgataataaataatcGTCTTTTTCATTCTCCCGCTCCCCAAACCCTCACTTCCTCGAACCCTCCGTAACTTCCTCTCAAATCCTCTCCGCAACTTCTTCCATCTCAGgtatctcttttcttctcttttcttctcttttcttcttcttcttctactttaCCTTCCATTTCCTTCACTCTCTTCTTCCAAACCCATTTCTCACAATCTGCAGAAGCCCGCCCATCATC
This genomic interval carries:
- the LOC101216844 gene encoding RHOMBOID-like protein 1 isoform X1, encoding MARDKPTAGIEIKVHSRHGEHEVQPAAARSRPSGTSPIEFGQYRPFKKWVPWLVPVFVVANSVMFTISMYVNDCPKNSASCIGRFLGRFSFQPLKENPLLGPSSSTLEKMGALEVDKVVYGHQAWRLISCLWLHAGVFHILANMLSLVFIGIRLEQEFGFVRIGMLYIVSGFGGSLMSALFIQSGISVGASGALFGLLGGMLSELLTNWTIYANKLAALLTLLFIIVINLAVGVLPHVDNFAHIGGFISGFLLGFVFLVRPQFGWVSQRNAPRGNSSTSKSKYKPYQYVLWVVSLVLLIAGFAVGLVFLFRGENMNDRCSWCHYLSCIPTSKWSCNSQKFSCETSQLGNQLNMTCLSNGRSGSYSLTNSSSTEAEKICSQLCS
- the LOC101216844 gene encoding RHOMBOID-like protein 1 isoform X2, whose protein sequence is MARDKPTAGIEIKVHSRHGEHEVQPAAARSRPSGTSPIEFGQYRPFKKFLGRFSFQPLKENPLLGPSSSTLEKMGALEVDKVVYGHQAWRLISCLWLHAGVFHILANMLSLVFIGIRLEQEFGFVRIGMLYIVSGFGGSLMSALFIQSGISVGASGALFGLLGGMLSELLTNWTIYANKLAALLTLLFIIVINLAVGVLPHVDNFAHIGGFISGFLLGFVFLVRPQFGWVSQRNAPRGNSSTSKSKYKPYQYVLWVVSLVLLIAGFAVGLVFLFRGENMNDRCSWCHYLSCIPTSKWSCNSQKFSCETSQLGNQLNMTCLSNGRSGSYSLTNSSSTEAEKICSQLCS
- the LOC101216844 gene encoding RHOMBOID-like protein 1 isoform X4 yields the protein MGNTRFNRRLPDHGRRGLLRSNLVSTGHLRSFWVGSHFSRLKRIPFLALLLQRVFHILANMLSLVFIGIRLEQEFGFVRIGMLYIVSGFGGSLMSALFIQSGISVGASGALFGLLGGMLSELLTNWTIYANKLAALLTLLFIIVINLAVGVLPHVDNFAHIGGFISGFLLGFVFLVRPQFGWVSQRNAPRGNSSTSKSKYKPYQYVLWVVSLVLLIAGFAVGLVFLFRGENMNDRCSWCHYLSCIPTSKWSCNSQKFSCETSQLGNQLNMTCLSNGRSGSYSLTNSSSTEAEKICSQLCS
- the LOC101216844 gene encoding RHOMBOID-like protein 1 isoform X3, which codes for MGNTRFNRRLPDHGRRGLLRSNLVSTGHLRSGFHGWCRFLWLLIPLCLQFLCMLMIAPKTLPLALVGFWVGSHFSRLKRIPFLALLLQRVFHILANMLSLVFIGIRLEQEFGFVRIGMLYIVSGFGGSLMSALFIQSGISVGASGALFGLLGGMLSELLTNWTIYANKLAALLTLLFIIVINLAVGVLPHVDNFAHIGGFISGFLLGFVFLVRPQFGWVSQRNAPRGNSSTSKSKYKPYQYVLWVVSLVLLIAGFAVGLVFLFRGENMNDRCSWCHYLSCIPTSKWSCNSQKFSCETSQLGNQLNMTCLSNGRSGSYSLTNSSSTEAEKICSQLCS